In the Gemmatimonadota bacterium genome, one interval contains:
- a CDS encoding proline iminopeptidase-family hydrolase yields MTRTRVSVPGGDVVAYSCGTGRETLLVVSGGPGCACDYLRDAHRHYANEGFRVVAWDQLGTGESDVPDDPSLWNIPRFVAELEAVRRALGIGRFHLLGHSWGGILALEYVLAFPQHVKRFVMSNIGPSVPLLNLGFKQCKMALGIETVKMIALHECAGTVGHPEYQAAATLLSFRHLCRMHPLPEPVVRSLGVLGPSFAAMFGPHLYHCTGSLASWDRTADLHTVGLPVLLTTGEHDYVLPEYVAIAGNHFPRASLRIFANCGHMPFWEDPTAYHAEVLGFLKGHG; encoded by the coding sequence ATGACGCGTACGCGCGTCAGCGTCCCGGGAGGCGATGTGGTCGCGTACTCCTGCGGGACCGGACGCGAGACGCTTCTCGTGGTGAGCGGCGGTCCCGGGTGTGCGTGCGACTACTTGCGAGACGCGCATCGTCACTACGCCAACGAAGGCTTCCGCGTCGTGGCGTGGGACCAGTTGGGGACCGGCGAGTCGGACGTCCCGGATGACCCTTCCCTGTGGAACATTCCGCGCTTCGTGGCCGAGCTCGAGGCGGTTCGCCGTGCCCTCGGTATCGGGCGCTTCCACCTCCTGGGACACTCCTGGGGAGGGATCCTGGCCCTCGAGTACGTACTCGCGTTTCCACAGCACGTGAAACGCTTCGTGATGTCGAACATCGGGCCCTCCGTCCCGCTGCTCAACCTCGGCTTCAAGCAGTGCAAGATGGCGCTGGGCATCGAGACGGTGAAAATGATCGCGTTGCACGAATGCGCCGGGACGGTCGGCCATCCGGAGTACCAGGCGGCGGCCACCCTGCTCAGCTTCCGGCACCTTTGCCGGATGCATCCGCTCCCTGAGCCCGTCGTGAGGAGTCTGGGAGTGCTCGGTCCCTCATTTGCGGCGATGTTCGGTCCGCACCTGTATCACTGCACGGGGTCCCTCGCGTCATGGGATCGAACCGCCGACTTGCACACGGTCGGCCTCCCGGTGCTGCTGACGACCGGTGAGCACGACTACGTGCTCCCCGAGTACGTCGCGATCGCCGGGAATCACTTTCCGCGCGCGAGCCTCCGCATCTTCGCGAATTGCGGTCATATGCCATTCTGGGAGGATCCCACGGCGTATCACGCCGAGGTGCTGGGCTTTCTCAAGGGACACGGATAG